A portion of the Tamandua tetradactyla isolate mTamTet1 chromosome 16, mTamTet1.pri, whole genome shotgun sequence genome contains these proteins:
- the CHD9NB gene encoding CHD9 neighbor protein translates to MGCHSSKTTKVVGESQKPREQPAGEGPNLESATEATDGKDSSLKDGTPEPKS, encoded by the coding sequence ATGGGGTGCCACTCTAGCAAGACCACCAAGGTGGTGGGTGAGtcccagaagcccagagaacaacCTGCAGGAGAAGGGCCAAATCTGGAGAGTGCTACCGAGGCAACAGATGGCAAAGACAGCTCACTGAAGGATGGAACTCCAGAGCCAAAGAGCTGA